The DNA sequence CTTCTCCTGCAGATAGCGGTCGAGGCGCCACCCGGCGTAGTTCACCTCGACCTCGAAGGGGATCCTGACCTCGGCCACGGGGCACAGACTGCCACGAAGGGGCGCTCCTTTGCCCCCTCGACGGCTCCTCCGGGCCTGGAACGGGTCTCCGGCCCCCGGTATGCTCGCCTGCTATGAGCAGATTCGGCCGTCTCGTGGCGATCGCCGCGGTCTCGATCTTCTCTGCGCCGGGGGTCCTCCAGGCGCAGGAGGGCAAGACCTTCGTGGTCCTCGATCTCTCCGCGCCGCCGGTGCTGCGCAACCTCGGGCGGGTGGTGGCGATGACGGTCGCCAAGGAGGCGGAGGAGCTCGGCGCGAAGAGTATCGACGCGCGGGCCCTGGCCAAGGACGTCGGCAAGGCGAAGGTCGACGCGGCGGCCTCCTGCGGGATCGACGCCGACTGCCTGGGGGTCCAGCTCGCCGGGGTGAAGGCCGACCGGGTGATCGCCGGCACCTTCAACAAGACGGCCACCCACTACCAGGTGCGGCTGGTCCACGTGGATCTGGCCACCCGCCAGGCCGTCAGCCGGATGGAGCGGGACATCCTCATCGCCTCCCGGGCCCTGCAGAGCGAGGTGGAGGCCGGGATCCCGGACCTCCTCAAGGGGGAGCCGGCGAAGATGGGCCTGCTGGTCGTCGTCAGCGAGGTCCCCGAGGCCACGGTGAGCATCGACGGCAAGGTGCGGGGGAGGACCCCCGAGGCCCGCATCCCGGTGCAGCCCGGCAAGCACCGCATCCTGGTCGAGCGGGAGAACTACCTCTCCCTGGATCGCTTCGTGGATGTCGCGGACGAGGGGGAGACCCGCTTCGAGGCCGACCTCTTCCTCATCCCCGGTCGGGAGGCCCCCACGGTGGTGGCCGCGCCCACCCCCGCCCCGGAGGGCGAGGCGCAGGGGCCCAAGACGGTGCTGCGCGTCCCGCTGGTCACCTGGATCGCCGGGGGGGCGGCCCTCGCCCTGGCCGGCGGCGGCATGGCCTACGGGATCCGGGCCCAGGGCATCGAGAACGAGGCCGTCGCCCTCAACTCCGGCGACACGGTGCTGGCCATCACCCGCCAGCGGGCCCTGGCCGGCAAGCGCTCGGCCACGATGGCCAACGTCTTCTACGGCGCGGCGGGCGCCGGCGCGGTCACCGCCGTCGTGCTCACCGCCCTCCTCGGTCGCACCCAGACGGACGACGGGGCCGCCCCCGAGGCGCCCGGCGCCGTCACTCTCGTGCCGCTCCGGGACGGCGCGCTCCTCAGTGTCGGAGGGCGATTCTAGATGCGACTCGGAACCCTGCTCCTCGTCTCCCTCTTCGTGGTGGGCCTCGGCTGCACCTACGGCGTCGACACCGAGGGCTCGGAGTTCACCTGCGTCACCGATGAGGACTGCGGTGAGGGCTGGGAGTGCTTCGAGACCGATCCGGGTCGCCGGGTCTGTCATCTCGAGGGTGAGTGCACGATCGAGACCTGCAACGAGCAGGACGACGACTGCGACGGCCGCACCGACGACGGCTTCGACCTCGACACCGACGACGCGAACTGCGGCGCCTGCGGGCAGGCCTGCGCGGCGGGCTCCGCCTGCGTCGGCGGTGCCTGTCACGAGCTCGCCACCGACTGCGCGGACGGCGTGGACGACGACGGCGACGGCGCCACCGACTGCGCCGACGACGACTGCGACGCCGCGAGCTGCGGCGACCACGGCGTGATCTGCGCCGGCCTGGTCTGCGCCTGCCCCGGCGGGGAGGCCACCGAGCAGACCTGCGGGGACGGCGAGGACAACGACTGCGACGGCATGACGGACTGCGCCGACACGGACTGCCTCGATCGCAGCTGCGGCAGCCACGGCGTGCTCTGCGCCGCCGGCGGCGCCTGCGAGTGTCCCTTCGGCGAGGCGACCGAGGTCTCTTGCGGTGACACCACCGACAACGACTGCGACGGCCTGCCCGACTGCGCCGACGCCGACTGCGATCAGCAGGCCTGCGGCGCCAACGGCCTCCTCTGCCTGGCCGTGGACAGCTGCGCCTGCCCGCTCGGCAGCGCCCCGGAGACCTCCTGCGCCGACGGCGTGGACGACGACTGCGACGGCGCGACGGATTGCGAGGACGTGGACTGCCTGGGCCTCTCCTGCGGCGCCAACGGCGTGACCTGTGATGCGGCCGGCGCCTGCAGCTGCCCGCAGGCCGGCCCCGAGGCCACCTGCGGCGACGCCTTCGACGACGACTGCGACGGCATGACGGACTGCGCCGACGCCGACTGCCAGGGCCTCTCCTGCGCGGCGGACCTCGTCTGCGGCGCGAGCGCCTGTGACGTCGAGGCCACCTGCGACGACACCGTCGACAACGACGGGGACGGCGCCACCGACTGCGACGACGCGGACTGCCAGGGGCTCTCCTGCGCACCGGGGCTCACCTGCTCGGCCACCGGCTGCGACGCCGAGTCCGGCTGCCTCGACGCGGTGGACAACGACGGGGACGGCGCCACCGACTGCGCCGATCCCGACTGCTGTGGGGCCAGCCACTGCCGCGGCGTCGCCTGCTCGGCCACCGCCGCCTGCTCGGCCACCGGCTGTGATGGCGAGCTGCTCTGCGGAGACGGCGTCGATGACGACGCCGATGGCGCCAC is a window from the Deltaproteobacteria bacterium genome containing:
- a CDS encoding PEGA domain-containing protein codes for the protein MSRFGRLVAIAAVSIFSAPGVLQAQEGKTFVVLDLSAPPVLRNLGRVVAMTVAKEAEELGAKSIDARALAKDVGKAKVDAAASCGIDADCLGVQLAGVKADRVIAGTFNKTATHYQVRLVHVDLATRQAVSRMERDILIASRALQSEVEAGIPDLLKGEPAKMGLLVVVSEVPEATVSIDGKVRGRTPEARIPVQPGKHRILVERENYLSLDRFVDVADEGETRFEADLFLIPGREAPTVVAAPTPAPEGEAQGPKTVLRVPLVTWIAGGAALALAGGGMAYGIRAQGIENEAVALNSGDTVLAITRQRALAGKRSATMANVFYGAAGAGAVTAVVLTALLGRTQTDDGAAPEAPGAVTLVPLRDGALLSVGGRF